In Planococcus shixiaomingii, the DNA window CATTATGACTGAAGATAAAATTGTTTCATTCAACCCGGCAAACAAAGAAGAAATCGTAGGCCGTGTATCTAAATCAAACAAAGAAATTGCTGAACAAGCGATGCAAAGCGCTCTTGAAGCATTCAAAACATGGAAAAAAGTAAAACCTGAAGTGCGTGCAGACGTTCTTTTCAAAGCAGCAGCAATTATTCGCCGCCGCAAACACGAATTTTCAGCACTATTAACAAAAGAAGCAGGCAAGCCATGGAACGAAGCAGATGCCGATACAGCAGAAGCAATTGACTTCCTTGAATACTACGCGCGTCAAATGCTTCGCTTAAAAGATGGCATGCCAGTTGAAAGCCGTCCAGGCGAATACAACCGTTATGACTATATTCCTTTAGGTGTTGGCGTTGTTATTTCTCCATGGAACTTTGCTTTTGCAATCATGGCGGGTACAACTGTAGCAGCGATGGTAACAGGGAACACTGTTCTATTGAAGCCAGCTTCTACAACTCCAGTTGTAGCTTACAAATTCATCGAAGTTTTGGAACAAGCGGGCATGCCAGCTGGCGTTGTTAACTTTATCCCAGGACCAGGCGCTGAAGTTGGAGACTATCTAGTAGATCACCCTAAAACACGCTTCATCTCATTCACTGGTTCTAGAGCAGTAGGACTTCGCATTGCAGACCGTTCTGCAAAAGTGAACGAAGGACAAGTTTGGATGAAACGTTTGATCGCTGAAATGGGCGGTAAAGATACAATGGTTATCGATAAAGAAGCAGATCTTGAACTAGCTGCTCAATCTATCGTAAAATCAGCTTTCGGATTCAGTGGACAAAAATGTTCAGCAGCTTCACGCGCAGTAATCGTTGAAGATGTATACGACACAGTTCTTGACCGCGTTATCGAGTTGACAAAAGAATTGACAATCGGCAACCCGGAAGATCAATCCAACTTCATGGGCCCAGTTATCGATGCTGCAGCTTACAAGAAAATCATGGACTATGTTGAAATCGGCAAAGAAGAAGGCCGCCTAGTTGCAGGTGGAACAGGCGACGATTCAACAGGTTACTTCGTGAACCCAACTATCATCGCTGATCTTGATCCGAAATCTCGCATCATGCAAGAAGAAATCTTCGGACCAGTTATCGGAATTTCAAAAGCGAAAGATTTTGATGAAGCACTTGAAATTGCTAACAACACAGAATACGGTTTGACTGGAGCGGTCATCACTACTAACCGCGACCACATCGAGCAAGCACGTGAAGAATTCCACGTAGGAAACCTTTACTTCAACCGTGGTTGTACAGGAGCGATTGTTGGTTACCAACCGTTTGGCGGATTCAATATGTCTGGAACAGACTCAAAAGCGGGCGGACCTGACTACTTGACTCTTCATATGCAAGCAAAAACAACTTCTGAAATGTTATAATTTACCAAACTAAAAGGCGGACCACAAGTCTGCCTTTTTTTAAAACAAGGAGGAAATTCAATGACTATTACAGAACAGATTATCGAGCAAACTGAAAAATACGGTGCACCTAACTACCACCCACTTCCAATAGTAATTTCAGAAGCGGAAGGCGTTTGGGTAAAGGATCCTGAAGGCAACAAATTTATGGACATGCTTTCTGCATATTCAGCTGTAAACCAAGGACACCGTCACCCTAAAATTATTCAAGCTCTTAAAGATCAGGCTGATCGCGTAACATTGACATCACGTGCGTTTCATAATGATAAATTAGCTCCTTGGTACGAAATGATCTGCGAAATGTCTGGAAAAGAAATGGCGCTTCCAATGAACACTGGAGCTGAAGCTGTGGAAACAGCATTTAAAGCTGCTCGCCGTTGGGCATATGATGTAAAAGGCGTTGAAGAAAACAAAGCAGAGATCATTGCGTGTGAAGGGAATTTTCACGGCCGTACTATGACAGCGGTTTCTTTATCTTCTGATTCTGATTACCGTAAAGGCTTTGGCCCGATGCTTCCTGGCATCAACATTATTCCGTTTGGTGATATCGAAGCTTTGGAAAATGCAATTACTCCAAACACGGCTGCATTTTTAGTTGAACCAATTCAAGGTGAAGCCGGCATTATTATTCCTCCAAAAGGTTTCTTGAAAGCAGCAAGAGAACTTTGCCGTGAAAACAATGTATTGTTTATTGCCGACGAAATTCAAGCAGGCCTTGCTCGCACTGGGAAAATGTTCGCTTGCGAATGGGAAGACGTAAACCCGGATATGTACATATTGGGTAAAGCACTAGGCGGAGGCGTATTCCCGATTTCTTGCGTTGTAGCTGACCACGAAGTCCTTGGTGTCTTTAACCCTGGTTCTCACGGTTCTACTTTCGGTGGAAACCCACTTGCATGTGCAGTATCTATTGCATCTTTGGAAGTATTGAAAGACGAAAAACTGGCGGACCGTTCACTTGAATTAGGAGAATATTTCATGGAGAAATTGCGTGAAATTGATCATTCTTCTATTAAAGAAGTACGTGGACGCGGATTGTTCATCGGCATGGAATTGACTGAAGCGGCAAGACCTTACTGTGAACAATTGAAAGAATTAGGTCTTCTATGCAAAGAAACACACGATACAGTTATCCGTTTTGCTCCACCTTTGATCATTAAAAAAGAAGAGCTGGATTGGGCAATCGAACGCATTCAAAAAGTCTTCTCCAATTAACAAATGCATCCCAATTGGAAAGTAAAGTATGTTACACTAGGTGCGCGGCAATTACTATATTACAAAGAGGCGAAATTATATAATGGCTGAAAACTTGAACTTATTGACGTCAACGCAGAATGTTATTAAAACTGCATTGGATAAGCTCGGATACGAAGAATCGATGTATGAACTTCTAAAAGAACCAATGCGCATTATGGAAGTCCGTATTCCAGTAAAAATGGATGATGGAAAGACAAAAGTGTATACTGGTTTCCGTGCTCAACACAATGATGCAGTTGGACCGACAAAAGGGGGCATTCGTTTCCACCCGGATGTCAATCGTGAAGAAGTCATGGCTCTTTCAATGTGGATGACTTTAAAATGTGGCATTGTTGAACTTCCGTATGGCGGTGCAAAAGGCGGAATCATTTGTGATCCTCGCGAAATGTCTATGCGGGAAATTGAACAATTGAGCCGTGGATATGTTCGGGCCATTAGCCAAATTGTTGGACCAAACAAAGATATTCCAGCTCCTGATGTTTTCACAAACTCTCAAATCATGGCTTGGATGTTTGATGAGTACAGCAAAATCGATGAATTCAATTCACCTGGTTTCATTACCGGTAAACCGATTGTTCTTGGCGGATCTCAAGGACGCGATAAAGCGACTGCTCAAGGTGTAACGATTTGCATCTATGAAGCTGCGAAAAAACGCGGTCTTGACATCAAAGGCGCACGTATAGTTATTCAAGGGTTTGGTAACGCAGGAAGCTTTTTAGCGAAGATTTTGTATGATGCTGGAGCGAAAATTGTTGGTATTTCCGATGCTTATGGTGCACTTCATGATCCAGATGGTTTGGACATTGAGTATTTGTTGGATCGCCGTGACAGTTTCGGAACGGTTACGACTTTGTTCGACAACAAAATTACAAACAAAGAATTGTTTGAGTTGGATTGCGACATTCTTGTACCTGCAGCGATCTCAAACCAAATTACAGCAGATAACGCAGCGGACATCAAAGCTTCTATTATTGTAGAAGCTGCAAATGGTCCAACTACTGCAGAAGCAACGAAAATCTTGACAGAACGCGGAATTCTATTGGTGCCGGATGTATTGGCGAGTGCTGGTGGAGTTACGGTATCTTACTTTGAATGGGTTCAAAATAACCAAGGCTATTACTGGACACCAGAAGAAGTAGATGAAAAATTGACTAAAAAATTAGTGGATGCGTTTGAAAACGTTTATAACGTTGCCACTACGCGAAATATCGATATGCGTTTAGCTGCCTATATGGTTGGCGCTCGCCGTACTGCTGAAGCTTCTCGCTTCCGTGGCTGGGTTTAATATTTAGAAAAACCGTCTGGAAATTTTCCAGACGGTTTTTTTGCGCTTAAATTTTTGCATTTATATGGAGAAAACTCCATAATATAAAACGAATAGGAGGATGAAAACATGAATGCATTTTCTTTTTACAATCCAGTAAAGTTGATTTTCGGCAAAGAACAATTGCAAGCGGTGAAAAAAGAACTTCCGCAATACGGTAAAAAAGTATTAATCGTATACGGTGGGGGCAGTATTAAGAAGAATGGCCTTTATGACGAAGTCATCACGACTCTTAAAGAGGCGGGACTTGAAATTTTTGAACTTGCCGGAGTAGAACCGAATCCACGTATTTCAACAGCAAGAAAAGGCATCGAAATTTGCAAAAAAGAAGGCATCGATATGCTTTTGGCAGTTGGCGGCGGTTCTGTCATCGATTGTACGAAACTGATTGCAGTCGGCGCTAAATACGACGGTGACGCATGGGACTTCGTATCCCGCAAAGCTCAGCCAAAAGATGGTTTGCCATTTGGCACTGTCTTGACTCTAGCTGCAACCGGCTCGGAAATGAATGCAGGATCTGTTATTACTAATGAAGAAACGCAAGAAAAGTATGGCTGGGGAAGCCCGTTTTCATTCCCGAAATTCTCTATTTTGGATCCAACGTATACATTGACGGTGCCAAAAGATCACACCATATACGGAGTTGTGGACATGATGTCCCATATTTTCGAGCAGTATTTCCATAATGCAACAAACACACCGGTCCAAGACCGTATGTGTGAAGGGGTATTAAAAGCCGTTATCGAAACGGCGCCTAAGTTAATGGAAGATCTTCAAAGCTATGAACACCGCGAAACTATCTTATTTGCCGGAACAATGGGGTTGAATAACTTCCTTCAAATGGGCTATAACGGTGACTGGGCTACCCATAACATCGAACACGCAGTTTCAGCAGTTTACGATATTCCGCATGCTGGGGGCTTGGCTGTTCTCTTCCCGCAATGGATGCGCCATAATGTAAAAGTAAATCCAGCACGTTTCGCTCAAATGGCTGTACGTGTCTTTGACGTTGACTCGGCAGGGAAGTCGGAAGAAGAAGTGGCATACGAAGGAATCGACCGTCTTTCTGCTTTCTGGACTTCTTTAGGAGCACCGACAAGCTTAGAGTATTACGATATTGATGATGCAAAAATTGATTTGATGGTCGAGAAAGCCATGGTCTATGGCGAGTTCGGCAATTTCAACAAATTAAAAGACGAAGATGTAAAAGCGATTTTACAAGCATCTCTATAAAAAAACGGATTGAGCAGATGCGCTCAATCCGTTTTTTTTTAATTTGTTTCTAATGGCGGTAGAGATTCTGGCCGTGTGCTTAAATGTTTCCAGTGTGTCTCCCCATCATCAGCATCGAATGACACCAGTACATCATTGACGCTCGGCTGGCTCAATATCAATTCCGCTAACCGGTCTTGAAGATCGTCCGCTTCTCTTACACTTAATACTTGGTCAATTTCAACTTTTGCTTCAACATGCAAGAATTCGCCTTCTTTAATTACTTCAAGTGTTTTGATATCTTTCACGTCAGGATGATCTGTCAATAAGTGAGCGATATGGTTCACCATCTGCTCATCAGACTCACCAATTGCACCGCGGGCGTTTTCGAGGAAGACGCGGGCTACTACATAGAACATCATAAGACCGATTGCGATAGAAGCTGCTCCTTCAATTGCAAGGAACCCTGTATAGTGGGCAATCAATACAGCGGCAAGTGCTAGGACGCCGCCGGCAGTGGCTACCAAATCCTCAAGGAAGACAAGTTTAGTAGCGGGCTTCGCACGGTTCATATGAGCGAAGCTAGTAGTTAGCGGAGCAAGTGCGCCGCCTTTTACGCCTGCTTCATGAAGAATTTCTTTTCCGGCTTTATATAGAACGAATGTCTCTAAAGCAATAGCTATTGTTAAGACAACCACACTAATAATAAAGCCCTCTGCTTCGACAGGGTGAGTCATTTGGTGCCATCCTTCAATAATCGTTTCATAAGCCATGATACCGACTATCAGTACGGCACCAAGAAGTACGATGTTGAGCAAACGGCCAAAGCCGTTCGGGAATTTTTTGGTAGGTGCTTTCTTTGAGAGCGCGGAACCAATGAATACGAAGAACTGATTGGCAGCATCACCGATAGAGTGCATGGTTTCGGCGAACATTGCGACATTCCCTGTGAAGAAAAATGCAACGCCTTTCATAATTGCGATGAATGTGTTTATTACGGCTGCATATAGCGAAGGCTTATTGCCGCCTTTAAGTAATGTGAAAAATTCTGACATTTGTTTTCCTCCTTTATTGATGAACTACTTCAATGTCAACTCGCTCGACATTTTTGATTCTGGAAATTTCTTGGTACATGTCGATTGTTTCTTTCTCTGGAAAATAGAAAGCGCGAATCGAAACTACGTGGAAATCCTTTTCATTATCTTGAGTGGCGTGAGAAATCGATAAAGCTTCAACAATTACTCCTCCTAATTTTAGCTCTTCCATCAGAGTATGAATAGCAGGCTGATTAGAAATAGTAACCTTGAGGTTGACTTCAATCATACGCAGCCGTCTGGGGCCGAACTTGAATAGGAGGGGAGTGAGAACTTCAATGCCTATCAAGACAATTATTACTGAAATGGTTGCTTCTATGTAAAAGCCGGCAGCAACAGCAATGCCGATGCCTCCTGCGCCCCAAATCATTGCAGCTGTTGTAAGCCCGGAAATAGAATCGTTCCCTCTTTTTAAAATAACTCCAGCACCAAGAAAGCCGATTCCGGAAACGATTTGTGCAGCCAACCGGAGCGGATCCATCGTTATATTTACATTGTCATACGAGCTTCCTCTGGCAATATAAGCGGATTCAATTGAGATGATGGTAAGAAGGCAACTGAAAGTAGCAATAACGACGCTGGTTTTTAACCCGACCGGTTTACGTTTTAATTCCCTTTCGAGCCCAATTATTAAACTTAAAAAGGCAGCTATCAATAATTTCATAAAGGTTTCTAAAGAAGAAACTTGAAACGCGGTAAAAAAATCCATGTGTAAACCTCCTTTCTTAATAAGGGTTGATAAAGAAAATGGGACCTGTCAAACTATTGAGAGTATGTATAGAAAGAAAAGAGAGAAAGGCAAGAGGTGTACTAATGGAAAAACCAGCAATCCATCCCTATATTCCGATCATCATTGGAGTATTGTCAGTGGCTCTATCAGCTATCTTTGTAAAATTAACAACAGCTGATTCTGGAGTCACCGCGTTTTATCGAATGTTATTTTCAATTCTCATTATGAGTCCACTCTTCTTTTGGAAATATACCCACGAAATCAAAAAGTTAAGCAAGAGAGATTGGTTCTTCACTGCGGTAGCGGGAATTTTTTTAGCTTTTCATTTTATTTTATGGTTTGAATCGTTGAATTATACATCGGTTGCTAGTTCAACGGTCCTTGTTACAATGCAGCCTTTGTTTGCATTCGCAGGTACATATTTCTTTTTTAAAGAAAAGATTTCATTGAAGGCGTTAGTTTCAGGTGCAATTGCCATTTCGGGCAGTGTCTTAATCGGTTACGGTGACTTTAAAGTAAGTGGTGCCGCTTTATTTGGAGATTTATTGGCATTGATAGCTTGTGCCTTCATTACAATTTACCTTCTATTTGGCCAAGATGTGAGAAAAAGATTATCGTTAGTTACATACACATTTATTGTTTACTCAGCAAGTACGATAACGTTATTTTTCTATATCATTGCAAAAGGGGAGTCATTTGGTCCTTATCCGGCTTCAGAGTGGATATGGTTTTTGCTTTTAGCGATTATTCCTAACTTACTGGGACACACGTTATTCAATTGGGCTCTAAAGTGGGTAAGTACAAATGTGATCTCCATTGCGATTCTTTTTGAACCCGTAGGTGCCGCTATATTAGCGTATTTTATCCTTGGAGAGTTTCTGAGCTTAAGTCAAATAGCCGGTGGAACTATAGTGATCCTGGGCATTCTTTTCTTCATAGCAGACTATGGAAAAATAAAATCATTTGTTTTTAAAAATAGGGCTTGATTTTTCTGGTTCAGCGGTTTATAGTTATAAATGTCCTTAAAACAACTCGAAAAAAATATTTCAAAATAGTATTGACTTCGAAATGTAAGTAAGGTATATTAATAAAGTCGCCAATGAGTGACACCGACTGAACCTTGAAAACTGAACAGCAAAACGTCAACAAAGGTTATTGACGCGTTCCGAACGCGGCACTAACATTCTGCGATGGTCGCCTTTGGGCGATCGGAGCAAACCTACTGATCAAGCTCTGCTAGATCAAGCGATTCGCGCACCCTCCGGGGTGGCGAGACGCCAGTACGGATTTGAGCAATCAAGTCTCTATAATGGAGAGTTTGATCCTGGCTCAGGACGAACGCTGGCGGCGTGCCTAATACATGCAAGTCGAGCGGAATCAGGAGAGCTTGCTCTTTCTGATTTAGCGGCGGACGGGTGAGTAACACGTGGGCAACCTGCCCTGCAGATCGGGATAACTCCGGGAAACCGGTGCTAATACCGAATAGTTTGTCGCCTCTCCTGAGGCGATACGGAAAGACGGTTTCGGCTGTCACTGCAGGATGGGCCCGCGGCGCATTAGCTAGTTGGTGGGGTAACGGCCCACCAAGGCGACGATGCGTAGCCGACCTGAGAGGGTGATCGGCCACACTGGGACTGAGACACGGCCCAGACTCCTACGGGAGGCAGCAGTAGGGAATCTTCCGCAATGGACGCAAGTCTGACGGAGCAACGCCGCGTGAGTGACGAAGGTTTTCGGATCGTAAAACTCTGTTGTGAGGGAAGAACAAGTGCCAACTAACTACTGGCACCTTGACGGTACCTCACCAGAAAGCCACGGCTAACTACGTGCCAGCAGCCGCGGTAATACGTAGGTGGCAAGCGTTGTCCGGAATTATTGGGCGTAAAGCGCGCGCAGGCGGTCCTTTAAGTCTGATGTGAAAGCCCACGGCTCAACCGTGGAGGGTCATTGGAAACTGGAGGACTTGAGTGCAGAAGAGGAAAGTGGAATTCCATGTGTAGCGGTGAAATGCGTAGAGATGTGGAGGAACACCAGTGGCGAAGGCGACTTTC includes these proteins:
- a CDS encoding Glu/Leu/Phe/Val family dehydrogenase; the encoded protein is MAENLNLLTSTQNVIKTALDKLGYEESMYELLKEPMRIMEVRIPVKMDDGKTKVYTGFRAQHNDAVGPTKGGIRFHPDVNREEVMALSMWMTLKCGIVELPYGGAKGGIICDPREMSMREIEQLSRGYVRAISQIVGPNKDIPAPDVFTNSQIMAWMFDEYSKIDEFNSPGFITGKPIVLGGSQGRDKATAQGVTICIYEAAKKRGLDIKGARIVIQGFGNAGSFLAKILYDAGAKIVGISDAYGALHDPDGLDIEYLLDRRDSFGTVTTLFDNKITNKELFELDCDILVPAAISNQITADNAADIKASIIVEAANGPTTAEATKILTERGILLVPDVLASAGGVTVSYFEWVQNNQGYYWTPEEVDEKLTKKLVDAFENVYNVATTRNIDMRLAAYMVGARRTAEASRFRGWV
- a CDS encoding ornithine--oxo-acid transaminase, whose amino-acid sequence is MTITEQIIEQTEKYGAPNYHPLPIVISEAEGVWVKDPEGNKFMDMLSAYSAVNQGHRHPKIIQALKDQADRVTLTSRAFHNDKLAPWYEMICEMSGKEMALPMNTGAEAVETAFKAARRWAYDVKGVEENKAEIIACEGNFHGRTMTAVSLSSDSDYRKGFGPMLPGINIIPFGDIEALENAITPNTAAFLVEPIQGEAGIIIPPKGFLKAARELCRENNVLFIADEIQAGLARTGKMFACEWEDVNPDMYILGKALGGGVFPISCVVADHEVLGVFNPGSHGSTFGGNPLACAVSIASLEVLKDEKLADRSLELGEYFMEKLREIDHSSIKEVRGRGLFIGMELTEAARPYCEQLKELGLLCKETHDTVIRFAPPLIIKKEELDWAIERIQKVFSN
- a CDS encoding DMT family transporter: MEKPAIHPYIPIIIGVLSVALSAIFVKLTTADSGVTAFYRMLFSILIMSPLFFWKYTHEIKKLSKRDWFFTAVAGIFLAFHFILWFESLNYTSVASSTVLVTMQPLFAFAGTYFFFKEKISLKALVSGAIAISGSVLIGYGDFKVSGAALFGDLLALIACAFITIYLLFGQDVRKRLSLVTYTFIVYSASTITLFFYIIAKGESFGPYPASEWIWFLLLAIIPNLLGHTLFNWALKWVSTNVISIAILFEPVGAAILAYFILGEFLSLSQIAGGTIVILGILFFIADYGKIKSFVFKNRA
- a CDS encoding iron-containing alcohol dehydrogenase, which gives rise to MNAFSFYNPVKLIFGKEQLQAVKKELPQYGKKVLIVYGGGSIKKNGLYDEVITTLKEAGLEIFELAGVEPNPRISTARKGIEICKKEGIDMLLAVGGGSVIDCTKLIAVGAKYDGDAWDFVSRKAQPKDGLPFGTVLTLAATGSEMNAGSVITNEETQEKYGWGSPFSFPKFSILDPTYTLTVPKDHTIYGVVDMMSHIFEQYFHNATNTPVQDRMCEGVLKAVIETAPKLMEDLQSYEHRETILFAGTMGLNNFLQMGYNGDWATHNIEHAVSAVYDIPHAGGLAVLFPQWMRHNVKVNPARFAQMAVRVFDVDSAGKSEEEVAYEGIDRLSAFWTSLGAPTSLEYYDIDDAKIDLMVEKAMVYGEFGNFNKLKDEDVKAILQASL
- the pruA gene encoding L-glutamate gamma-semialdehyde dehydrogenase gives rise to the protein MIPYKHEPFTDFSIEENRNAFLEGLKTVEGYLGQDYPLIVGGERIMTEDKIVSFNPANKEEIVGRVSKSNKEIAEQAMQSALEAFKTWKKVKPEVRADVLFKAAAIIRRRKHEFSALLTKEAGKPWNEADADTAEAIDFLEYYARQMLRLKDGMPVESRPGEYNRYDYIPLGVGVVISPWNFAFAIMAGTTVAAMVTGNTVLLKPASTTPVVAYKFIEVLEQAGMPAGVVNFIPGPGAEVGDYLVDHPKTRFISFTGSRAVGLRIADRSAKVNEGQVWMKRLIAEMGGKDTMVIDKEADLELAAQSIVKSAFGFSGQKCSAASRAVIVEDVYDTVLDRVIELTKELTIGNPEDQSNFMGPVIDAAAYKKIMDYVEIGKEEGRLVAGGTGDDSTGYFVNPTIIADLDPKSRIMQEEIFGPVIGISKAKDFDEALEIANNTEYGLTGAVITTNRDHIEQAREEFHVGNLYFNRGCTGAIVGYQPFGGFNMSGTDSKAGGPDYLTLHMQAKTTSEML
- a CDS encoding cation diffusion facilitator family transporter, which encodes MSEFFTLLKGGNKPSLYAAVINTFIAIMKGVAFFFTGNVAMFAETMHSIGDAANQFFVFIGSALSKKAPTKKFPNGFGRLLNIVLLGAVLIVGIMAYETIIEGWHQMTHPVEAEGFIISVVVLTIAIALETFVLYKAGKEILHEAGVKGGALAPLTTSFAHMNRAKPATKLVFLEDLVATAGGVLALAAVLIAHYTGFLAIEGAASIAIGLMMFYVVARVFLENARGAIGESDEQMVNHIAHLLTDHPDVKDIKTLEVIKEGEFLHVEAKVEIDQVLSVREADDLQDRLAELILSQPSVNDVLVSFDADDGETHWKHLSTRPESLPPLETN
- a CDS encoding MgtC/SapB family protein, translating into MDFFTAFQVSSLETFMKLLIAAFLSLIIGLERELKRKPVGLKTSVVIATFSCLLTIISIESAYIARGSSYDNVNITMDPLRLAAQIVSGIGFLGAGVILKRGNDSISGLTTAAMIWGAGGIGIAVAAGFYIEATISVIIVLIGIEVLTPLLFKFGPRRLRMIEVNLKVTISNQPAIHTLMEELKLGGVIVEALSISHATQDNEKDFHVVSIRAFYFPEKETIDMYQEISRIKNVERVDIEVVHQ